From Thermoleophilaceae bacterium, the proteins below share one genomic window:
- a CDS encoding KH domain-containing protein: MQDLVEYLARSLVDKPEEVSVECYDEDDGSVVFELSVAEDDVGKIIGRGGRTVNALRCVLRACAAKQGGRLLLDVVD, translated from the coding sequence ATGCAGGATCTCGTCGAGTACCTCGCCCGGTCGCTCGTCGACAAGCCCGAGGAAGTCTCGGTCGAGTGCTACGACGAGGACGATGGCAGCGTGGTCTTCGAGCTGTCGGTCGCCGAGGACGACGTGGGCAAGATCATCGGCCGTGGCGGCAGAACGGTGAACGCGCTGAGGTGCGTCCTACGCGCCTGCGCAGCGAAGCAGGGGGGCAGGCTGCTCCTCGACGTGGTGGATTGA
- the rimM gene encoding ribosome maturation factor RimM (Essential for efficient processing of 16S rRNA), producing MSGTERFVPIGRVGKAHGLDGSFYVARASHPLPKGMTVTVAGRPARIERRGGTDDRPLVRLSGVEDRDSAAALTGETLLADVADAPLDADEYLIADLLGCEVPGVGEVTRVVEAPSCDVLEVGPNGTLIPFISDAIQRVDLEARRIDVDRAFLGLDGQEAP from the coding sequence TTGAGCGGCACCGAGCGGTTCGTCCCGATTGGCAGGGTCGGCAAGGCCCATGGCCTCGATGGCAGCTTCTACGTCGCCCGCGCCTCGCACCCCCTTCCCAAGGGCATGACCGTGACCGTGGCGGGTCGTCCCGCCCGGATCGAACGCCGTGGCGGCACCGACGACCGGCCGCTGGTCCGGCTGAGCGGTGTGGAGGACCGCGATAGTGCGGCGGCCCTCACGGGCGAGACGCTGCTCGCGGACGTTGCCGATGCGCCCCTCGACGCGGACGAGTACCTCATCGCAGACCTCCTCGGGTGCGAAGTCCCAGGGGTGGGCGAGGTCACGCGCGTGGTGGAGGCTCCCTCATGCGACGTGCTGGAGGTCGGTCCCAACGGAACGCTGATTCCGTTCATCTCGGATGCCATCCAGCGGGTGGATCTGGAGGCTCGCCGGATCGACGTGGACCGCGCCTTCCTCGGTCTCGATGGACAGGAAGCTCCCTGA
- the rpsP gene encoding 30S ribosomal protein S16: MAVRVRLTRVGGRKNPIWRVVVADQRSPRDGRVIETIGRYNAQVEPSEIVLDQERLEHWLARGAQPTNTVKKLMRAKGLSPAGTSGSSS; this comes from the coding sequence TTGGCAGTACGTGTAAGGCTGACCCGCGTCGGAGGACGCAAGAACCCGATCTGGCGGGTCGTCGTAGCCGACCAGCGCTCGCCGCGCGACGGTCGCGTCATCGAGACCATCGGTCGCTACAACGCGCAGGTGGAGCCGTCGGAGATCGTCCTCGATCAGGAGCGGCTCGAGCACTGGCTCGCCCGCGGCGCCCAGCCCACGAACACCGTGAAGAAGCTCATGCGCGCCAAGGGCCTGTCCCCGGCGGGCACGAGCGGCAGCTCGAGCTAG
- the ffh gene encoding signal recognition particle protein — protein MFDTLSERLQSALSEVRSHGKLTEDDINKAMRQIRLALLEADVNFQVVKRFTAAVKERALGADVLESLNPGQQVVKIVDEELTDLMGGAGRDLVFAPSRPTVILMAGLQGSGKTTACGKLARHLREEHKMDVALAACDVYRPAAVDQLVKVGEQAGATVYEQGTDRDPVDIAEWALGRAKSEGRDVLIVDTSGRLHIDEDLMKELAQIKKRTKPHDVLLVVDAMTGQDAVNVAEQFAETANFDGVVMTKLDGDARGGAALSVKAVTGKPILYASTGEKLDAFERFHPDRMAQRILGMGDVMTLVEKAEREFDEKKAEELERKIRRQEFTFDDFLDQLHQVRRMGPVSGLLKMIPGLGSQLSGLKIDDRELDRVQAIITSMTPEERANPSLLNGSRRRRIALGSGTNVSAVNQLVKQFGQMQKMMKALSQGKMPSLSQLARGR, from the coding sequence ATGTTCGACACGCTCTCAGAACGCCTCCAGTCGGCTCTGTCAGAGGTCCGCTCGCACGGAAAGCTCACCGAGGACGACATCAACAAGGCGATGCGCCAGATTCGGCTGGCGCTGCTCGAGGCGGACGTGAACTTCCAGGTGGTCAAGCGCTTCACCGCGGCGGTGAAGGAGCGTGCCCTCGGCGCCGACGTGCTCGAATCGCTCAACCCCGGCCAGCAGGTCGTGAAGATCGTCGACGAGGAGCTCACCGATCTGATGGGCGGCGCGGGTCGGGACCTCGTGTTCGCGCCGTCGCGGCCCACAGTGATCCTGATGGCGGGCCTCCAGGGGTCAGGCAAGACCACGGCCTGCGGAAAGCTCGCCCGGCACCTGCGTGAGGAGCACAAGATGGACGTGGCGCTCGCAGCATGCGACGTCTACCGCCCGGCCGCCGTCGACCAGCTCGTGAAGGTCGGCGAGCAGGCGGGCGCGACCGTCTATGAGCAGGGCACGGACCGCGACCCGGTCGACATCGCGGAGTGGGCGCTCGGGCGCGCGAAGTCGGAGGGCCGCGACGTCCTCATCGTCGACACCTCCGGGCGCCTCCACATCGACGAGGACCTGATGAAGGAGCTCGCTCAGATCAAGAAGCGGACGAAGCCGCACGACGTGCTGCTGGTGGTCGACGCCATGACCGGCCAGGACGCCGTGAACGTGGCGGAACAGTTCGCCGAAACCGCGAACTTCGACGGGGTCGTGATGACCAAGCTCGACGGCGACGCTCGCGGCGGCGCCGCGCTGTCCGTCAAGGCGGTCACCGGCAAGCCGATCCTGTACGCGTCCACGGGCGAGAAGCTCGACGCCTTTGAGCGCTTCCACCCGGACCGCATGGCGCAGCGGATCCTGGGCATGGGCGATGTGATGACGCTCGTCGAGAAGGCGGAGCGCGAGTTCGATGAGAAGAAGGCGGAGGAGCTCGAGCGCAAGATCCGGCGCCAGGAGTTCACGTTCGACGACTTCCTCGACCAGTTGCACCAGGTCCGCCGGATGGGGCCGGTCAGCGGTCTCCTGAAGATGATTCCCGGCCTGGGCAGTCAGCTGAGCGGACTCAAGATCGACGACCGTGAGCTCGACCGCGTGCAGGCCATCATCACGTCGATGACGCCTGAGGAGCGAGCGAACCCGTCGCTCCTGAACGGGTCGCGACGGCGCCGCATCGCGCTGGGCTCAGGTACCAACGTGAGCGCGGTGAATCAGCTCGTCAAGCAGTTCGGTCAGATGCAGAAGATGATGAAGGCGCTGTCCCAGGGGAAGATGCCTTCGCTGTCGCAGCTCGCGCGGGGCCGCTAA
- the ftsY gene encoding signal recognition particle-docking protein FtsY gives MPHTWHELFITGDAAPVSTDEQPEERRGFFRRLRENLSKTREALGAELQASVFQTLDDEAWERLEETLIYADVGATTTAKIVERLETEASSGDLSGGEELTRRLTEIMAEVARPAEMTIDLRPHPTVILMVGVNGTGKTTTIGKIAWHLQRELGKSVLLAAGDTYRAAAVEQLVEWSERAGCDIVRAAQGSDPGAVAFDSIEAAKARGHDVVIVDTAGRLHTQHHLMDELAKVRRVIQKQIPDAPHETLLTIDATTGQNGLRQAMLFREAVDVSGIVLTKLDGTAKGGIALAIAQELGVPVKLIGIGESLEDLRPFDPDDFARAIIGT, from the coding sequence ATGCCCCACACCTGGCACGAGCTCTTCATCACCGGCGATGCCGCGCCGGTGTCGACCGACGAACAGCCGGAGGAACGGCGCGGCTTCTTCCGTCGCCTGCGCGAGAACCTCTCGAAGACTCGCGAGGCTCTCGGCGCGGAGCTGCAGGCGAGCGTGTTCCAGACGCTGGACGACGAGGCGTGGGAACGCCTCGAGGAAACGCTGATCTACGCGGATGTGGGCGCAACCACCACGGCGAAGATCGTCGAGCGCCTCGAGACGGAGGCCAGCTCGGGCGACCTCTCGGGGGGTGAGGAGCTCACCCGCCGGCTCACCGAGATCATGGCCGAGGTGGCGCGACCTGCCGAGATGACGATCGACCTTCGCCCGCATCCCACGGTGATCCTCATGGTCGGCGTGAACGGCACCGGCAAGACCACCACGATCGGGAAGATCGCCTGGCATCTGCAACGTGAGCTCGGCAAGTCGGTGCTCCTGGCGGCGGGCGACACCTACCGCGCGGCTGCCGTGGAGCAGCTCGTGGAGTGGTCCGAACGCGCCGGCTGCGACATCGTCCGGGCGGCCCAGGGCTCCGATCCCGGGGCAGTGGCCTTCGACAGCATCGAGGCCGCGAAGGCGCGCGGCCACGACGTGGTGATCGTGGACACGGCGGGCCGGCTCCACACGCAGCACCACCTCATGGACGAGCTGGCGAAGGTGCGGCGCGTCATCCAGAAGCAGATCCCGGACGCACCACACGAGACCCTGCTCACCATCGACGCCACCACTGGCCAGAACGGGCTGCGTCAGGCGATGCTCTTCCGCGAGGCGGTCGACGTGAGCGGCATCGTCCTCACGAAGCTCGACGGCACCGCGAAGGGCGGCATCGCGCTGGCCATCGCGCAGGAACTCGGCGTGCCGGTGAAGCTGATCGGCATCGGCGAGAGCCTCGAGGACCTGCGCCCGTTCGACCCTGACGACTTCGCCCGCGCCATCATCGGCACCTGA
- a CDS encoding cystathionine gamma-lyase, with amino-acid sequence MGDPHYRDATRVVRAGLPEADQGAPFLPGPTFAAPYHLSGPPESSEYVYGRYGNPTLTRYEAAVGELEGGTAVVFPSGMAAVAAVLLPRLRPGDVLVAPADCYMGVRSLASSHLAERGVEVRLVPTADPGFADAIDGAAFVWLETPSNPGLDVCDLRLLIDRAHGQGAPVAVDNTFATPLGQRPLDFGADFSVASASKYLSGHADLILGYAAARDAAEAEALVDWRIHAGSVAAPFEVWLAHRSLATLDVRLERACSTAQALAERLAERDDLEGVRYPGLPSDPAHELASRQMTRFGTIVCFTLPSREQAERFLSECRLVDEATSFGGVHSSAERRGRWGGDAVADGFIRMNVGCEHPDDLIADVEQALAAAASR; translated from the coding sequence ATGGGCGACCCCCACTACCGCGACGCCACCCGCGTCGTTCGCGCCGGACTGCCGGAAGCCGATCAGGGCGCACCGTTCCTGCCGGGGCCCACGTTCGCCGCGCCCTACCACCTGAGCGGCCCGCCGGAATCGTCGGAGTACGTTTATGGCCGCTACGGCAACCCCACGCTCACGCGCTACGAGGCGGCCGTCGGTGAGCTGGAGGGCGGGACGGCCGTTGTGTTTCCCTCGGGCATGGCGGCGGTGGCGGCCGTCCTGCTGCCGCGGCTGCGGCCGGGCGATGTGCTGGTGGCGCCGGCCGATTGCTACATGGGCGTCCGCTCGCTGGCCAGCTCTCATCTGGCCGAGCGCGGAGTGGAGGTGCGGCTCGTGCCCACCGCGGATCCCGGCTTCGCCGACGCCATCGATGGCGCAGCGTTCGTCTGGCTCGAGACACCGTCGAACCCGGGACTCGACGTCTGCGACCTCCGTCTGCTGATCGACCGCGCCCACGGACAGGGAGCGCCCGTTGCCGTGGACAACACGTTCGCCACACCGCTCGGTCAGCGCCCGCTCGATTTCGGCGCGGACTTCTCTGTCGCGAGCGCGTCGAAGTACCTGAGCGGCCACGCCGACCTGATCCTGGGCTACGCGGCGGCACGCGACGCCGCGGAGGCCGAGGCCCTTGTGGACTGGCGGATACACGCGGGATCGGTGGCCGCGCCCTTCGAGGTGTGGCTCGCGCACCGCTCGCTGGCCACCCTCGACGTTCGCCTGGAGCGAGCGTGCTCCACCGCGCAGGCGCTGGCCGAGCGGCTGGCCGAGCGTGACGACCTTGAAGGTGTGCGCTACCCGGGCCTTCCCTCCGATCCAGCACACGAGCTCGCCAGCAGGCAGATGACCCGCTTCGGCACGATCGTCTGCTTCACGCTTCCAAGCAGGGAGCAGGCGGAGCGCTTCCTGTCGGAGTGCCGGCTCGTGGACGAGGCGACGAGCTTCGGTGGCGTCCATAGCTCTGCGGAGCGCCGCGGCCGCTGGGGCGGTGACGCGGTGGCGGATGGATTCATCCGCATGAACGTCGGCTGTGAGCACCCCGACGACCTGATCGCCGACGTGGAACAGGCGCTCGCGGCGGCCGCCTCCCGCTAG